In the genome of Arthrobacter alpinus, the window TCCATGGAATCGTCCACATCTGCCATGCGCAAGGCGATGCGCATGTTGGTGTTGGCGCGCAGGCTGTCCTTGATGACGCCGGAGGGCCGTTGCGTCGCCAGAATCAGGTGCAGGCCCAGCGAGCGGCCACGGGCGGCGACATCCACCACACCGTCCACGAATTCGGGGACTTCCTTGGCCAGCGCGGCAAATTCGTCCACCACAATGATCAACGACGGCGGTGCCTCAGGATCCGCTTCACGTTCCAGGGCCAAGAGGTCCTTGGCCTTTTTCCGGTTGAGCAGGTGTTCGCGGTAATGAAGCTCGGCGCGCAGGGACGTGAGCGCTCGGCGCACCAGGTGCGGAGAAAGGTCGGTCACCAGGCCCACGGTGTGCGGCAGTTGCAGGCAGTCCGCAAACGCGGCGCCACCCTTGTAGTCCACAAAAAGGAACGACACCCTATCGGGACTGTAGGCAGCGGCCATGCCCAGCACCCAGGCTTGGAGGAACTCCGACTTTCCGGCACCGGTGGTTCCACCCACCAGGGCGTGTGGACCTTCCGTTTTCAGGTCAAGGTACATGGGCTCCACGCCCTTGGAGCCCACCAGCGCCCGGAGGGAGCCCTGGTGCTTGCGGTTCTTCACGGCACGTGAGGCCACGGAGTTGTTCTCCAGCCAGCGATCGGCAATGCCCTGGGTGCCCTCCACCAGGTCATGACCGGCCAGCGCCACATAGGAGACGGCACGCGGCAGGTCAGAATCGTCGTCGATTGGTTTTCCGGCGTCGACCACGGGAGCCAGCATGCGGGCCAGTGCTGAGGCCAGCTCCAGGCTGACACTTTCACAGCTGACAGGGTAGGTCAGTTGGCCCAGGCGAACCTGTCCCGTGGTGGCGGTTTCAGCAACGTGGACAAAGTCGCGGCAGGCGGCGGGGAGCGCCTCGATGGATCCGGCCACCCACAGAATGTGGACACCAACGTCTGCGCCGTATTCGGTCAGTCGGGTCAGGCGGGCGCGGTCAACCTTGACATCGTCCTCGATGATGACCAGCAGGGCGGGCGTCACCGGCTGCGGGATCTCAGATTTGGCGGGGTCTATTGCGCCACGAAGGGCCGCCCTGTGCGCCTCCAAGCTGGCACCGCGGTTCAGCAGAAGCTCCTCCAGCGCTGTCAAGAGCAACCCGGCTGCCCCGTGGCCCGAGGCCAGGTGCTCCCCCGCCAGCGGCGAATGCACCGAGCCAACATGGGGAAGCCATTGCAGCCATTCCCACCGGTCCTTGGATTCGGCCGAGGTCATGGCGGCCACGGCCAGTTCCGCAGGCGAGTGCAGCCCTACGGCCTGCAGCACCAAGGCGCGGGCAACATCGTCCACCACTCCGCGGGGGCCGGCAACACCGAGGGCGCCGCTGGTCCTAAATTGTGCCACCACGGGCACGGCATCGATGTCTTCAAACTCGGTCTTGATGTCTTGGATCTCTGCCATGTATTCGGGCAGGGTGTTGTTTTCCCCCGGCACCTTGACAGGTGTGCGTGAGGGCTGGCGCCCAACGCCGAGGCGCAGTGAGAGGAAATTCTTGTGCTCGGGCCGGTGTGTCCACATCAGCGGGCCCAGCTTGTAGATGGCATCGACCGTTTCCGCCGTGGAGGGGCTTTCGGAGAGACGAACAGCCCGCTCAACCTGCTGGCGCGCTGTCATTTGCCGGCGGAATTCAACCACGGCGCCACGGAACTGCTCAATGGAATCCTTGAGTTCGCGCCGGCCATTGGCCTTTTGGTCAAAGTAGCCGCCGAGCATCATCAACGGCATCATGGCCATGAAAACCAGGCTGAACAAGCTCTTGGTCACGGCAAACATGATGGCGCCCATGAAGATGGGGGCCATCAACATGATCACGGGGAAACGATCCCGCTTGGGCCGCTGGGGCCCGCTGGGGATGGTTTGTTCTTCAACTTTGAAGTGCGGCACAACGCGCGGTGACCTGTTGAACTCCACCAGGGGGCTGGTGGGTCCTGATTGGGCGCCGCGGCCCAGGCTGACCACCGAGATGGTGGTTTCACCCAGCGTCACCTCGTCATAGGAGCTCAAGACGGCCCTGGAAACCTGGGTGCCTTCCATCATGAGGCCGTTGGCGGAGCCGGTATCGGCGATCTCAATGGTTTCACCGACAGTGATCCGGGCATGGCGCTTGGAGGTCATGGGGTCGCTCAGGCGCACGTCCGCATCCAGGGCTCGGCCCAGGTAGCTGGTGCCGGCAGGCAGAGAGAATTCGGCGCCTTTGTCCGGGCCGGCCGTGATGCGCAGTGTTGCGGCGGCCGGGCCGCGATCACGGTTGGGAACGGCAAAGCTGTCGCTGACCTGGGTCAGCGAGACTGTGGCACCGGGACGCAACCCGGATTCCATGAGGTTCCCCTCGGGCGGCAAGGTGCGTCCGCGAACGCCGCCCACCATGGATTCCTCCACCAAGAGCGAGAGGTTGGTGGGGGCCTGCGCACCTTTACGTGTTGGATCGCTGAGGTACAGCTCGGTGGCGATGTCCCCCACGGATGCCAAACCGTCAACCGTGACGGCGAGG includes:
- a CDS encoding FtsK/SpoIIIE domain-containing protein, which translates into the protein MRIRLTLKREPQEDKNLAVTVDGLASVGDIATELYLSDPTRKGAQAPTNLSLLVEESMVGGVRGRTLPPEGNLMESGLRPGATVSLTQVSDSFAVPNRDRGPAAATLRITAGPDKGAEFSLPAGTSYLGRALDADVRLSDPMTSKRHARITVGETIEIADTGSANGLMMEGTQVSRAVLSSYDEVTLGETTISVVSLGRGAQSGPTSPLVEFNRSPRVVPHFKVEEQTIPSGPQRPKRDRFPVIMLMAPIFMGAIMFAVTKSLFSLVFMAMMPLMMLGGYFDQKANGRRELKDSIEQFRGAVVEFRRQMTARQQVERAVRLSESPSTAETVDAIYKLGPLMWTHRPEHKNFLSLRLGVGRQPSRTPVKVPGENNTLPEYMAEIQDIKTEFEDIDAVPVVAQFRTSGALGVAGPRGVVDDVARALVLQAVGLHSPAELAVAAMTSAESKDRWEWLQWLPHVGSVHSPLAGEHLASGHGAAGLLLTALEELLLNRGASLEAHRAALRGAIDPAKSEIPQPVTPALLVIIEDDVKVDRARLTRLTEYGADVGVHILWVAGSIEALPAACRDFVHVAETATTGQVRLGQLTYPVSCESVSLELASALARMLAPVVDAGKPIDDDSDLPRAVSYVALAGHDLVEGTQGIADRWLENNSVASRAVKNRKHQGSLRALVGSKGVEPMYLDLKTEGPHALVGGTTGAGKSEFLQAWVLGMAAAYSPDRVSFLFVDYKGGAAFADCLQLPHTVGLVTDLSPHLVRRALTSLRAELHYREHLLNRKKAKDLLALEREADPEAPPSLIIVVDEFAALAKEVPEFVDGVVDVAARGRSLGLHLILATQRPSGVIKDSLRANTNMRIALRMADVDDSMDILGESSAAYFSPSIPGRGAAKTGPGRIQGFQTGYAGGWTSRTPQRPRIDIVEMDFGAGAPWEQELPATPVEDSAGPNDIAKVVANVSLAAVELGVKPPRKPWLSELSEIYDFSKLPGQRSDEQLLLGVMDDPEHQAQPTVFFEPDRDGNMAILGASGSGKSAALRTIAIAAAITPRGGPVQVYGIDAASNGLQMLEVLPHVGGIINAEDAERVGRLLRYVRGIIEERAESFAQVKAGSIAEYRRLANKPDEPRIIVMVDGLSTFREIYEFRTGMTQFETLQQIATDGRPMGVHIVIAGDSPKSLPASLAASVQRQLVLRLATSDDYSNLGLPRDVLTAASPPGRGMIDGGEVQLAIFGGTSNLALQARQVASLAESLRRQGVKQAPRVQALPEMLDLDVLPAATPGNVIIGVDDFNLEPAGLQASGALMLTGPPSSGRTTALVTLAEALKRSTPGTRRVYFGSRRSAIANLPVWDESIVGAAALEPLLQRFIDSVEAETEPVAFFIEGVTEFGDSEAEMDLVTLIKSAVKANYFVVGEAETSTWSGAWSLAGLFKAGRRGLLMNPGDVEGDTLMNTPLGRVYNNKFIPGRGYIVGRGKAFKVQVASTIDHER